The genomic DNA ATGGGAATTTAAGAGAAATGGGGGGAGTATGATGAAAGACTTATTTGTTAAATGGAATCAAGTGAGCCTCGTAAAAAGGATAGTCATTGGTATTATTGTGGGTCTTATTTTAGCTGTAACCGTTCCTAAGGCGGCGAGTTGGGTTACCATTTTCGGTTCTTTATTTGTCGGTGCGTTAAAGGCAGTTGCACCCGTATTAGTTTTATTTTTAGTCATACATGCACTTGCCGCGCATAAAAGCGGGAAGAAAACAAATATGAAATCGATTCTTGTTCTTTATGCGATTGGTACATTACTAGCGGGGGCTGTTGCGGTCGTTGCGAGTTTTATGTTCCCAGTGACATTAACATTGACAGCTGGAGCAGATGGTCTTTCTCCACCTGAAGGTATTGTTGAAGTGCTGGAAACATTACTATTTAATCTAGTTGCGAATCCAATTGATGCATTAATAAATGCGAACTATTTAGGGATATTAATGTGGGCAGTTGTTCTGGGGCTTGCATTGAAAAATACCAGTCAAAATACGAAAGATATGTTGGGCAGTTTTTCGAGTGCCATTACGAAAGTTGTTCAGTGGGTCATTCAGCTAGCGCCACTTGGTATTATGGGGCTTGTCTTTGATGCAATCGTGACATCCGGCTTTTCTGCATTAGCTGTATATGGGAGATTAATCGCCATTTTAGTGGGCTGTATGCTGTTTATCGCATTGGTGGTGAATCCGTTAATCGTATTTATCTATACACGAAAAAATCCTTATCCACTTGTGTTAAGGGTTTTAAGAGAAAGTGGTTTAACGGCGTTTTTCACACGCAGTTCAGCTGCAAATATTCCAGTGAATATGAGGCTGTGTGAAAAACTTGGTTTAGATGAGGATACGTATGCAGTGTCCATTCCGCTTGGCGCTACTATTAATATGGCGGGTGCAGCCGTGACAATTGCTGTACTGACACTTGCAACCGTCTACA from Sporosarcina sp. FSL K6-1522 includes the following:
- the sstT gene encoding serine/threonine transporter SstT gives rise to the protein MKDLFVKWNQVSLVKRIVIGIIVGLILAVTVPKAASWVTIFGSLFVGALKAVAPVLVLFLVIHALAAHKSGKKTNMKSILVLYAIGTLLAGAVAVVASFMFPVTLTLTAGADGLSPPEGIVEVLETLLFNLVANPIDALINANYLGILMWAVVLGLALKNTSQNTKDMLGSFSSAITKVVQWVIQLAPLGIMGLVFDAIVTSGFSALAVYGRLIAILVGCMLFIALVVNPLIVFIYTRKNPYPLVLRVLRESGLTAFFTRSSAANIPVNMRLCEKLGLDEDTYAVSIPLGATINMAGAAVTIAVLTLATVYTLGIEVDFMTALLLCVVAAVSAAGASGVAGGSLLLIPLACSLFGVPNDIAMQVVGVGFIIGVIQDSCETALNSSSDVLFTATAEHARERKEGKIVSMKS